One genomic segment of Acinetobacter sp. C26M includes these proteins:
- the ubiA gene encoding 4-hydroxybenzoate octaprenyltransferase → METVQHTTWRQRLEAYYYLCRFDKPVGTELVFWPTMWALWIAAGGLPPLQILIAMVLGTIFMRAAGCAINDFADRKVDAHVERTKTRPLATGVIRPREAVYVFLGLVVASACTLFFLPIATFYCALAGLVLAFIYPFMKRYTHLPQVVLGMAFSWGIPMSFTAMGKPLDLTCWLLYFGNLAWTVAYDTQYAITDREYDLKIGVKSTAILFGRYDIQIIGLLQILSLLLIGGALYLENLLLPFGLAALLIVAADFAYQAFKTKDRDPQICFWAFRHNRWVGLIIFIGIFLELIF, encoded by the coding sequence ATGGAAACAGTGCAACACACAACATGGCGGCAACGCTTAGAAGCCTATTATTATTTATGCCGTTTTGATAAGCCTGTAGGCACAGAACTGGTCTTTTGGCCAACCATGTGGGCACTATGGATTGCTGCTGGAGGTTTACCTCCCTTGCAGATTCTCATTGCGATGGTCTTGGGTACCATTTTTATGCGTGCAGCGGGTTGCGCGATCAATGACTTTGCTGATCGTAAAGTGGATGCTCATGTAGAGCGTACCAAGACTCGTCCATTGGCGACAGGTGTCATTCGCCCACGCGAAGCGGTTTATGTTTTTTTGGGGTTGGTTGTAGCAAGTGCATGTACTTTATTTTTCCTCCCAATTGCAACGTTTTATTGTGCCTTAGCCGGTTTGGTGTTGGCATTCATTTATCCTTTTATGAAGCGTTATACACATTTGCCACAAGTGGTTTTAGGCATGGCATTTTCATGGGGAATCCCTATGTCTTTTACCGCAATGGGCAAGCCTTTAGATTTAACTTGCTGGCTTTTATATTTTGGTAATTTGGCATGGACCGTGGCTTATGACACTCAGTATGCGATTACCGACCGAGAGTATGATTTAAAAATTGGGGTGAAATCTACAGCGATTTTATTTGGTCGTTACGATATACAGATTATTGGCTTACTTCAAATTTTAAGTTTGCTCCTCATCGGTGGGGCTTTATATTTGGAAAATCTGTTATTGCCATTCGGATTGGCGGCATTGTTGATCGTTGCTGCTGATTTTGCTTATCAAGCATTCAAAACTAAAGATCGTGATCCGCAAATTTGTTTTTGGGCATTCCGTCACAATCGTTGGGTGGGGTTGATTATTTTCATTGGAATTTTTTTAGAATTAATATTTTAA
- a CDS encoding chorismate lyase, whose amino-acid sequence MRNLRPNRIKGREIPTEMKKWLYASGSLTQQLTDLGEGEFHVERLTEHFQRLTFNDSQWMKMPAHHIAWVRETNLYGSETEAWVKAKSIFPILSLHKKARLFRHIRNKPIGWFLFQRTNPACERRVIYLEEGWTRQSCYTWHGCKFIVQETFLPAFEQFIRQH is encoded by the coding sequence ATGCGAAATTTACGACCAAACAGAATTAAGGGACGAGAGATCCCAACTGAAATGAAAAAATGGTTGTATGCATCTGGTTCTCTTACTCAGCAATTGACTGATCTGGGTGAGGGGGAATTTCATGTCGAACGTCTTACAGAACATTTTCAACGACTCACCTTTAACGATAGCCAGTGGATGAAAATGCCAGCACACCATATTGCATGGGTGCGAGAAACCAATCTTTATGGTAGTGAAACAGAAGCTTGGGTCAAAGCAAAAAGTATTTTTCCAATTTTAAGTCTACACAAGAAAGCGCGATTATTTCGGCATATCCGTAATAAGCCAATTGGCTGGTTCCTATTTCAACGAACCAATCCTGCCTGTGAAAGACGAGTGATTTATCTGGAAGAAGGGTGGACCAGACAAAGTTGTTATACTTGGCATGGTTGCAAATTTATCGTGCAAGAGACTTTTCTCCCTGCATTTGAACAGTTTATTCGACAGCATTGA
- the glnA gene encoding type I glutamate--ammonia ligase — protein MSMANKVLQLIKESGAKWVDFRFTDTKGKEQHVTYPADTIDEDTFEDGKMFDGSSIAGWKGIEASDMILRPDAETGFLDPFFAEPTVVVTCDVIEPSTGQGYERDPRSIARRAEEYLKSTGIGDTAFFGPEPEFFVFDEVKWDIDMSGARHTLIAEEAAWSTGKDYEAGNSGHRPRVKGGYFPVPPVDSHQDMRAEMCARIEDIMGPGRVEVHHHEVASCQLEIGVSFNTLVRKADEVQQFKYAVWNVAHQYGKTATFMPKPMVGDNGSGMHVHMSISKDGKNLFAGDEYAGLSEMALFFIGGVIKHARALNAITNPGTNSYKRLVPHYEAPIMLAYSARNRSASIRIPYVSSPKGKRIEARFPDPLMNPYLGFAALLMAGLDGIQNKIHPGEAADKNLYDLPPEEEAKIPTVAHNLEMAIAALEADHEFLLKGGVFTKEMLDAYIELKTEDVRRLNTTTHPVEFDMYYSL, from the coding sequence ATGAGCATGGCGAACAAGGTCCTTCAACTCATCAAAGAAAGTGGCGCAAAATGGGTCGATTTTCGCTTTACTGATACTAAGGGTAAAGAGCAGCACGTAACTTACCCAGCTGACACGATTGATGAAGATACATTTGAAGACGGTAAAATGTTTGATGGTTCTTCAATCGCAGGTTGGAAAGGCATTGAAGCTTCTGACATGATCTTACGTCCAGATGCTGAAACTGGTTTCCTTGACCCGTTCTTTGCTGAACCTACAGTTGTTGTGACTTGTGACGTTATCGAGCCTTCAACTGGTCAAGGTTACGAGCGTGACCCACGTTCGATTGCTCGTCGTGCTGAAGAATATTTAAAATCTACAGGTATCGGTGATACAGCATTCTTTGGTCCAGAACCAGAATTCTTCGTTTTTGACGAAGTAAAATGGGACATCGACATGTCTGGCGCGCGCCACACATTAATCGCTGAAGAAGCTGCTTGGTCTACAGGTAAAGACTACGAAGCAGGTAACTCAGGTCACCGTCCACGTGTTAAAGGTGGTTACTTCCCAGTTCCTCCAGTTGACTCTCATCAAGACATGCGTGCTGAAATGTGTGCACGTATCGAAGACATCATGGGTCCTGGTCGTGTAGAAGTACATCACCACGAAGTTGCTTCTTGCCAATTAGAAATTGGTGTGAGCTTCAATACCTTAGTTCGTAAAGCGGACGAAGTTCAACAGTTCAAATATGCAGTTTGGAACGTTGCACACCAATATGGTAAAACAGCGACATTCATGCCTAAGCCAATGGTTGGTGATAACGGTTCTGGTATGCACGTTCATATGTCAATCTCTAAAGATGGCAAGAACTTGTTTGCTGGTGATGAATATGCTGGTTTATCAGAAATGGCATTGTTCTTCATCGGTGGTGTAATCAAACACGCGCGTGCGTTGAATGCGATTACTAACCCAGGTACAAACTCTTATAAGCGTTTGGTTCCACACTACGAAGCACCAATTATGCTTGCTTACTCAGCACGTAACCGTTCTGCTTCTATCCGTATTCCTTACGTTTCTAGCCCTAAAGGCAAACGTATCGAAGCACGTTTCCCTGATCCATTAATGAACCCATACTTAGGTTTTGCTGCATTGTTAATGGCTGGTCTTGACGGTATCCAAAACAAGATCCACCCAGGTGAAGCTGCTGACAAAAACTTGTATGATCTTCCTCCTGAAGAAGAAGCAAAAATCCCAACAGTTGCGCACAACTTAGAAATGGCGATTGCTGCACTTGAAGCGGATCATGAGTTCCTGTTGAAAGGTGGTGTATTCACTAAAGAAATGCTTGATGCATATATCGAACTTAAAACTGAAGATGTACGCCGTCTTAACACGACGACTCACCCAGTTGAATTTGATATGTACTACAGCCTGTAA
- a CDS encoding aminodeoxychorismate/anthranilate synthase component II, with protein MLLMIDNYDSFTYNIVQYFGELNQEVKVVRNDQVTLEDIERWQPKYLVIGPGPCSPSEAGISIPAINHFAGKIPLLGVCLGHQAIGQAFGGNIIRAKTVMHGRLSDMHHSDKGIFSNLPSPFAATRYHSLVIEQETLPECLEVTCWTNQIDGTIEEIMGVKHKTLPVEGVQFHPESILSEHGHQIFKNFLDIYA; from the coding sequence ATGCTTCTAATGATTGACAATTATGACTCATTTACTTACAACATCGTTCAATACTTTGGCGAGTTGAATCAAGAAGTAAAAGTTGTTCGTAATGATCAAGTGACATTAGAGGATATTGAGCGTTGGCAGCCTAAATATCTGGTGATTGGTCCTGGTCCATGCTCTCCGAGTGAGGCAGGTATTTCAATTCCAGCCATCAATCACTTTGCTGGGAAAATCCCTTTGCTGGGTGTTTGCTTAGGTCATCAAGCGATTGGACAAGCTTTTGGTGGAAATATTATCCGTGCTAAAACAGTGATGCATGGTCGCCTATCCGATATGCACCATAGTGACAAAGGGATTTTTAGCAACTTACCATCACCTTTTGCAGCGACACGTTACCATTCATTGGTGATTGAACAGGAAACTTTGCCTGAATGCTTAGAAGTCACCTGTTGGACCAATCAAATAGATGGCACGATTGAAGAAATAATGGGTGTCAAACATAAAACACTGCCTGTGGAAGGTGTGCAATTCCATCCTGAATCCATTTTGAGCGAACATGGTCATCAAATTTTCAAAAACTTCTTGGATATTTATGCTTAA
- a CDS encoding L-cystine transporter yields the protein MNTLVLLNIIVFVLLMAGLFFSYRKDWSLSKKVLIGMIVGIFFGLALKAIYADSPVIEHSIAWINLVGNGYVQLLQMVIMPLIFISILSAVVKLHQTTSLGKISVLVIGILLVTTAIAALVGAGITNLFGLTAEGLVQGTKEAARLATIQSQYIGQVTDLDVPKLLLSLFPQNPFADLTGVRPTAIISVVIFSAFLGVAALKLMDKDTVNGERIRHGIEALQALVISLVRLVMQFTPYGVLALMTKMVATANVADIIKLGEFLVASYLGLAIMFLVHALILLFVRVNPIDFFKKVFPVLTFAFTSRSSAASIPLNIEAQTKQLGVPEGIASFSASFGATIGQNGCAGLYPAMLAVMVAPTVGINPLDPLWIAQLVVVVTLSSIGVAGVGGGATFAALIVLPAMGLPITLVALLISIEPLIDMGRTALNVNGSMTAGTATSQLLGVRNPQPDNDA from the coding sequence GTGAATACCTTGGTTTTATTGAATATTATTGTTTTCGTCCTGCTCATGGCAGGATTGTTTTTTAGCTATCGTAAAGATTGGAGTCTCTCCAAAAAAGTTCTGATCGGTATGATCGTAGGTATCTTTTTTGGTTTAGCCCTTAAAGCGATCTATGCTGACAGCCCTGTTATTGAGCATTCAATTGCATGGATTAACCTTGTTGGTAATGGTTATGTACAACTATTACAGATGGTGATCATGCCTCTGATTTTTATTTCAATTTTAAGTGCAGTGGTGAAGTTACACCAAACCACTTCTCTTGGAAAAATCAGTGTACTCGTGATTGGTATCTTGTTAGTCACCACAGCAATTGCCGCACTTGTAGGTGCAGGCATCACCAATTTATTTGGCTTAACAGCTGAGGGGCTGGTACAAGGCACCAAAGAAGCAGCGCGTCTAGCGACCATCCAAAGTCAATATATTGGACAAGTGACCGATTTAGATGTTCCTAAGCTCCTGCTTTCTTTATTCCCTCAAAACCCATTTGCCGATTTAACCGGTGTTCGCCCAACCGCAATCATTAGTGTGGTGATTTTCTCTGCATTTTTAGGTGTAGCAGCACTTAAACTGATGGATAAAGATACCGTCAATGGCGAAAGAATCAGACACGGGATTGAAGCACTGCAAGCCTTGGTGATTAGTCTTGTCCGTTTAGTGATGCAATTTACACCTTATGGTGTATTGGCATTGATGACCAAAATGGTAGCAACGGCAAATGTTGCTGACATTATCAAATTAGGTGAGTTCCTCGTTGCATCTTATCTTGGACTTGCAATCATGTTCCTCGTACATGCACTGATTTTGCTGTTTGTACGCGTCAATCCAATCGACTTTTTCAAGAAAGTTTTCCCTGTTTTAACTTTTGCTTTTACCAGTCGTTCAAGTGCGGCCAGTATTCCACTCAATATCGAAGCACAAACCAAACAATTGGGTGTGCCTGAAGGAATTGCCAGCTTCTCTGCTTCATTTGGTGCAACCATTGGTCAAAATGGTTGCGCTGGTTTATATCCAGCCATGTTGGCAGTCATGGTTGCGCCAACAGTCGGTATCAACCCACTTGATCCGTTATGGATTGCTCAGTTGGTTGTGGTCGTGACCCTCAGTTCGATTGGTGTTGCTGGTGTTGGTGGCGGTGCAACCTTCGCTGCTTTAATTGTCCTCCCAGCCATGGGCTTACCGATTACTTTAGTCGCGTTACTGATTTCAATTGAGCCACTCATTGACATGGGGCGTACGGCTTTAAACGTCAACGGTTCGATGACTGCAGGCACAGCGACCAGCCAATTACTCGGTGTCAGAAATCCACAGCCCGATAATGATGCTTAA